The genomic region AGAAAGATCGAAATGACTAGCTATCTCACCAGCTATCAAAGAATTTTCTTTTAACAAGGTCAAAATCTCTCGCCGAATGGGATGAGAAAGTGCCTTGAATGTCTCTGCAAATGCCATAACAATCCCCTACTTTTCTAAAAAACTATTTAGAAATTTATCTAAATAGATTATAATCCTTTAAAAAAACAGTCACAAGAAAAAAGCATTAAAATCGCATACCAGTTCATTTTTTGATAAAATAGAAACTAACGATTAAACTTTAGAAAGAGGAAAAAAGCTTTGCTCACCCAAGGCTTTGGGATAAGAATATGAAACTCATTTCATGGAATATTGACTCAATCAATGCTGCCTTAACTAGTGATTCAGCCAGAGCTGTTCTTTCACGCGCCGTCATTGATACTTTGGTAGCTGAGGATGCTGATATCATCGCTATCCAAGAAACAAAACTCTCAGCAAAAGGGCCTACCAAAAAGCACCTTCAAATTTTGAATGACTACTTCCCAAATTATGAGATTTCGTGGCGTTCTTCTGTTGAACCAGCTAGAAAAGGCTACGCTGGGACAATGTTCCTTTATAAAAAAGGGTTAACACCAGAAATCTCTTTCCCAGAAATCGGTGCTCCAGATACCATGGATAGTGAAGGACGCATTATCACACTTGAATTCGATAACTTTTACGTCACTCAAGTATACACACCAAATGCTGGCGAAGGGCTTAAACGCTTAGCCGAACGTCAACTTTGGGATGAAAAATACGCCCAATACCTAGCTGAACTTGACCAAAAGAAACCTGTTCTAGCTACTGGTGATTACAACGTTGCCCACCAAGAAATCGACCTCGCCAATCCCAATTCAAACCGCCGTTCTGCTGGATTTACCGATGAAGAACGTGCTGGCTTTACTAACTTGCTGGCTAAAGGGTTCATAGATACTTTCCGTCACCTTCACGGTAACGTTCCAAACGTATACAGCTGGTGGGCACAACGTAGTAAGACAAGTAAAATTAACAACACTGGCTGGCGCATTGACTACTGGCTCACTTCAAACCGCATCGCAGATAAAGTAACAAAATCAGAAATGATTGACTCAGGCGCACGCCAAGACCATACACCAATTATCTTAGAAATTGATTTATAAGTGGTGTGATTGGCAGGTTCAACTTTTCAATGGACTTGACTCGCTTTTCTATTTCTTGGCTCGTGAAAAAAACAGTCCAGTGGACTGTTTTTTTACTCAACTCCTTTTAAAGCTTCAACCATATTAATGGTTTTATTTTTATGGCTGATAATGAGGGTTGTGACTGCAGATGTCACCGAGACTAAGGCACTGGCAATCAAGAGAACTTGCCAAGTGATGTAGGCTGTGTACTCAATACGAATGGTTGAGAAGTTTGCCACATAGCATCTCAAGAACCAGATTCCCATTGGAATTCCTAGAATCCAACCAATTGATGTTGACATAAGATTTTCAATCATGGTAATCAATTGCAAATTTTTCTTAGAAAACCCAAGAACTTGAAGCGTTGCATAATCACGCATCCGTTCGACAAAATTCAGAGAACCAAGGTTATAGAGAACAACAATAACAAGTAGCAATGCAAAACCGATAATCATCAAGAAGACACTCATCAAGCTACTCACAAAATCATAAGCATTCTTTTCTTGATCTGATTTATTAATGACCGATAAGATATTTTGATCATTTTTGATATCATCTTTTGACACGGTCTTATCCACCAACAAGGTTTGCGGATTAAATTTACCACCAGCTGCCTCAAAAGTTTCTGACCTGATGTAGGCTCCTTGGTTAGTCTCACTTGTGACAATTCCTTTAACTTCAAATGAATAAGATTTACTGTCTTGATAAGGAGTTACTTTCAGAGTTTCTCCTTTTTTGATTCCAGCTAATTCCGCAAAACGATTGGTAACATAAATACCGCCTTTTTCAACTGATTTATTGTCAGCAAGTCCTTGCATTAACAAAATCACCATCACTAACAATAATCAAGAGACGATTATAACCATCATCTTTTGAAAAATGAGCTCGGTTAATTTGTCCCCCTTGACCTTAATAAGTTTTAGCTGCTTGATTGTAATTAGCAACCGTCAAGCGTTTAGCGTATAAAAAATCAGTATTATAAGCTTTATCCACCAAATGATTCATTGAAATCGGCATACCGACACCTGCAATCAAAAGCATCATACTTCCAGCAACACCAACAATTCCCATAAGTACCCTCACCCTGTTAATGAAGGCATCACGAATTGCCCATTTGGTTTCATCAGAAATACGATTCCAAAAAAGAGGAACTTTTTCAAGAAATAGGTGGTGAACTTTCTTCGTTTTTCCTCGTAAGAAAACAGCTGGCAGTCCCTTAATAACCTGACGAGATGCCAAATAAGCTGACAAGGTACAAATAAAGATGACAAGCAAAATGACAACCAACGACGACCATGAATAAGCCATCTGCCAATGTGGCAAGGTAAACATCGTCTTTTGTGTCTCAAGCACAAAAAGCGACATCAAAGGAGAGATAGCTGCACCAGCCAAAGCTCCAAAACTTCCAACTAATAAGCCAAAAGAAATATAATGCCAAGTAATTTACCCATTTGAATAGCCCAAAGCTTTAATGACTGCAATTTTTTTGGTTTAACTTTCAATCAGGCGTCGAATGGTCGTAAACATGGCAAGAATTGCTAAAAAGATAAAGATGAAAGAGAAATTTCGAATTTGTCCAACGCGACCAGTCGCTTCCGACACTTCTGTCAAAGTTTTCTGGTTATCATAAGAAAACAAATGTTTCCCTAAAATCTCTTCAATATTGTGTCTAATATCACCCTTTTTGGCATAAATGTCAAGAGCATTGTTAGTTGTGTGACCTCTAGTCATCTTGGCTAAGGCTTTCTCTGGCACATAACCATAAGCATAGTTCTTAGAATTTGGTGCTAAATATTCAATACTTCTCGTAAAATAAATCTTATCTGCTGACTCAACCAAACCTTTAATCGGAAAATGAATGGTTTGATTAGCAATCACAAGAGTTACGTCATCATCAAGTTTCAAATGATTTTTTTCCACAAAATTTCTATCTAACCAAATGCCTTCAGAATCATTATCAAAGTTTTTCCCTTTATCAACAGCAATCACTTTTTTAGCCGATTCATCAAACCATTCTAACGTTAGATACTTTTCTGAATCATTCTTAAGATCAACCTTAGCTAGAAGCTTTGTCTTGGCATCAACCCTTTCCACAGAAGGTAAAGTTTTGATGTCTTACATTTGATTCTTGCTAATAGCATCCGCTTGAAGCAAAACCGTAGGCAAATGCGAATCTAAGATAAAAGTATCTAAACTTTTCTCCAAACCATGTCAAGCACCCTGCAAACCAACAAAAAATCAGCACACTTAACAAGGACATCAAAAACACTGAAAAGAATTGTTGCCAATTTGAAACTTATTCAAGAGTTCCAAAATAGCATTTTTCAGGCCAAGTTCCTTGATCATCAAAGGATAAATGTTCGAGCACAGCTCACGCAGTTCAAAAACAACATCATCCAAAGTGTTCAACACCTCGCTTTTGTCAACGTCTCCTGCAGACTCAATTTGTTTCTTATGGTAAATCACCTCTTGAATAATCGTGTCGTGAATAGTGATGGCAATGTCCTCACGCTTCATCTCAACGGCAGAAAAAATTGTTTGTCCATCCAGGCGATAATTTAGCTGCTTTGCCATATCCATAAAATCCTTGATAATCGGCAAAGAACACAAAATAAACAAGAAACAGTAAACCACCACCAACCATATCAGCATAAATTTCATCATAACTGTAAAGGAAATCATGAGAAAAGTTGACACGATAGCCTCCAAAATGTAGACCACAGGTAAGGATAAGTGCGTTCTCGTTATCGTTAAACGATTGACAATTAAATGATTCACAGCTCCCATAATCGGCAGAAATAATAAAGGAATCAAACTGAGTAGCGTTAATAAAATTAAATTAACCTTCTGCAAAAGAAATGATGGATAATCCTTTACCAAAGAAAAGGCAGCTAATATCAACAAAATCGAGAAGCTGACATAAAAAATACCGTCAGATAAGTATTTCACAAAAATCAAAGGAAGTGAGAACTCTTGGACCAAAATGAAAATCAAAATGGTCACCAAAGAATACCCCATAACAATCCTTGAAAACAAAGACAATTTTGTTGCCGCTTCTTTAAGAATACTCGCTCGCCAAAAAATATCAATGAAAAAAGGAAGCAAGGTGATATACAAAACCACAAATTAGCGCCCTAAAGTATCTCCCATACTCGAAGGTATCAGGGAGCTAAGAAAGAATGCTGTCACAATTAAAAACAGGTTATATCGCTTACTTGACCGACTCGTCTTGTCTTTTTTAAAAGGTAAAATCGCCCAAACTAATAACACAAAGGCTATCGCTTCAAAAATAAGAAACAAAGGTTTAAATGACTGATTTCCCTTAAAAACAATCCGTTTTTCCTGATGATTACGCTAGACAAGAACAGATTTTGCCTGTTCAACAATCAACCATTTATTCAGCAAAACGTTTTTACTGCTCTCTTGTTGATCAATTTTTAAAAGAATATCTCCTTCAGAAAGTTCTGTTTCCTTGGCTAAGCCACCATTGTGAATATCTGTAACTCGCCAATTACCATTTTTAAAATCAGCTTCAACTCCCAGATAATGGTGATGGCTTGTAAAAAGCAAAATAATACATCCCAATCACTCAAAATAACAACAAGGATATTCTCAGCCAAACTTTCTTATTTATCCTAAGCATCTCTCATCTCCTTTTCCATAAAAATCCTCAAATCGTGCGATATGAGACTATTATAGCAAAAAAGGCATCGAAATAAGGTGTGATATTAAATATTCTAATTTTTTAAGGACTGTAAGGCTAAAAAAATCCTGAGTCGAACTCAGGAAATCATTCTTAGTCTTTCAATAATTCAGTATACGACTTACGGTGACCAAGTTGCAAGACTTTACCATCTTTAACTAAAACAGGACGCTTAATCAACATACCATCAGAAGCAAGTAAATCAGCAGCTTCATCAACCGTTAAGGCATCAACCTTGTCTTTCAAGCCAAGTGCACGATAAGCTTGACCGCTAGTGTTGAAAAAGTTTTTAACTGTAAAAGAAGAATTTTCAATCCATGACTTAATTTGATCAGCCTTTGGCGTATCAAGTGTGATATCAATTGCTTCAAAATCAGCCCCTAATTCTTTCAATTCTGCCTTAGCACGACGGCATGTGCTACATTTTGGGTATTCGTAAAAAGTAAACATCTTCTGCTCCTTTGCTAACTAGAAATCATTGTCCTCATTATATCAAATAAAGACAAAAAGAGCCGAGATTTAATCTCAGCTCACCTTAATTATTTCTTAGCAATCAAACGAACACGAATGATATTATCGCTTGCTTCAAAGTTGGCTACTAAATGATCAACTTTAGCTTTATCTGTCTCATCAAGATCAAGCAAAGTATAAGCATAATCACCTTTTGATCGGTTGATGATGTTATCGATATTAATACCTAATTCCGAGACAGCTGTTGAAATTTTAGCCACGATGTTTGGCACATTTTTATTAATCAATGTGATACGATATGGCGCTGTCAAAGCTTGGTGAATATTAGGGAAGTTAACTGAGTTTGTAATTTCGCCAGTTTCCATAAATTGACGAATCGTCTTACCAGCCATGATAGCACAATTAAGTTCAGCTTCAGCTGTTGAACCACCCACGTGAGGGAAGACAGTGATTTTATCTTTGTTAAGCAATTCTTCAGTTCCGAAGTCTGTAATGTAACGTTTGACAATACCTGCTTCGATAGCTTCAAAAAGCGCTACATTATCAACCAATTCACCACGCGCAAAGTTGATAACAACAGTTCCTTTTTGCATCAAACCAAATGCTTCGCTATCAAAGGTATGGTGTGTTTCATCTGTTAATGGCACGTGAACAGTAATGTAATCACAATTTGCAAAAATTTCTTTGACATCATCAACACGTTTGACATGGTGTGAAATATTCCAAGCTGTTTCAATAGAAACATATGGATCGTAACCCAAAACGTTCATCCCAAGACGTTGGGCATAGTTAGCAATACGTCCACCAATAGCACCAAGTCCGATAACACCAAGTGTTTTACCAGAAATTTCATTTCCAGCAAATTGCTTTTTGCCAGCTTCGACTTGTTTTGGAACGTCATCACCCGAAAGTGTATTAACCCAAGCGTTAGCTGCGATGTAATCACGTGCCGACATCAAAATTGATGCAAGCACCGCTTCTTTAACCGCATTAGCATTGGCACCTGGCGTATTAAAGACCACAATTCCTGCTGCTGTTGCATCGGCAATCGGAATGTTATTTGTACCCGCACCTGCACGAGCAATAGCTTTTAGATTTTCTGGAAATTCAACGCCGTGAAGATTTTGACTGCGAAGAATAAAAGCATCTGGATTTTCTGCTAAATCACCATCAACTTGAAATTGATTTCCTAATTCTTTAAGACCTACTTGATTAATATTATTAAATGTTTTAACACTGTATACCATATTTACCCCTTTACACCAAGAGCCTGGGATAAAATCTCAGACTCAAATGGCTTATATCGCTATAAAAGAAAAATCTTGTTTATTCCTAATCAGAATCATTGACAGAAAGCCTTATTTGTTTTCTGCTTCAAATTTTTTCATGAATTCAATCAAATCAAGCACACCTTGACGAGGGAAGGCGTTGTAAAGACTTGCACGCATACCACCAACTGAACGGTGACCTTTAATATTCTTAAAGCCTAACGGTGTTGCTTCTACGACAAACTTAGCATCAAGCTCTTTACTTGGTGTCACGAATGGAATATTCGCTACCGAACGTTCTGCTGGGTTCTTAACAGGATTTGTATAGAAGTCTGATTGGTCGATGAAGTCATACAAAAGACCTGATTTTTCACGGTTAGCAGCCTCCATCTTGTCAACACCACCGAAAGCTTTCACCCAATCAAAGACAAGTTTTGCAATGTAGATGCTGTATGCAGGTGGTGTATTGTAAAGTGAACCCGCTTCAGCTTGGATACGATAATCAAGCATTGCAGAAAGTGTTGGCTCATCATTCAAGAAATCTTCACGAACAATAACAACAGTCACACCAGCAGGGCCAATATTTTTTTGAGCGCCCGCATAAATCAGTGCAAAATCTTCAACATTGTAGCGAACCGCTAAAATATTTGAAGACATGTCCGCCACAATTGGCACACCATTAGTATCAGGAAGATCGTAAATAGAAGTTCCTTCGATAGTGTTATTTGTTGTGATGTGAACGTACGCAGCTTCAGGGTCAATATCTTTAGAATCAAATGTAGGAATATGATCGTATACAGTATCTTCTGACGAGGCTAGGAGCACGGGTTCAAAAGGAACGGATTTGGACAATTTAACAGCTTCAGCATAAGCTTTTTTACCCCATGATCCACCAACTAGATAATATGCCTTACGTCCCTTAGCTAGGTTCAAAGGAAGCATAGTGAATTGTGTAGATGCTCCGCCTTGAAGGAACATTACTTTGTAATTATCGGGAATTGCCATCAATTCACGCAATAATTTTTCAGCTTCTTTAATGATATTATCAAACTCTTTGGAACGGTGGGACATTTCTAAAACACTCATGCCGCTACCTTGGTAGTCAAGCATTTCACGCTGTGCTTGTTCAAGCACTGGTTTTGGTAACACTGCAGGACCTGCAGAGAAATTGTAAATTGTCATAAAAATACCTCCGTATAATGGTATAAATTATATCACAATTTTCTGAATTTTGTAAAGATTTTTACGGATTTTTATCCAAAATATTTATGAATAACCATGTTATAATAGTAAATAGCAAACATTAAGGAGAAAAAATGATTATCAAAGAATTTTGTGCTGAAAACACAACTTTGCTCAGCCAACTTGACTCATCTGTTAAACGCGTCGAACTTTGTGATAATTTAGCCGTTGGTGGAACAACTCCGTCATACGGTGTCATCAAAGAAGCTGCGCGCTATCTTCACGAAAAAGAAATCTCACTTGCTACAATGATTCGTCCACGTGGTGGTAACTTCGTCTACAATGATAGCGAACTTCGAATTATGGAAGATGATATTCTTCGTGCAGCAGAATTAGAAAGTGACAACCTAGTCCTTGGGCTTTTAACTGAAGATAACCACATCGATATTGAAGGGATTGAACAACTTCTTCCATCAACTCAAGGCTTGCCACTAGTCTTTCATATGGCATTTGACCAAATTCCTCTTGCTAATCAAAAAGAAGCTATTGACCAACTTGTCGACCTTGGTTTTGTGCGTATCTTGACACACGGTTCTTCAGAAAATAATGATATTTTTGAAAATGTTGACCATCTTAAAGAACTAGTTGATTACGCCAACGGACGTATTGAAATCATGATTGGCGGTGGTGTCACAGCTGATAATTACCAAGAATTGATTGAAAAAACAGGTGCCCAAGCTGCACACGGAACTAAAATCTGTTAATAACCCTACAGCACTTTGTGATGACAAGGTGCTTTTTTTTATACCAAAAAATCCGAATTCATCTGAACTCGGATTTTCCATCACATTTATTTTATTTTTGGAGATATCTTTTTCATCTAAACGGCGTCTCCTCCACGTTCACCTGTACGAATACGGATGACTTCTTCGATGGGAAGAATAAAGATTTTCCCATCTCCGACTTCTCCAGTGTGAACAGCTTTGCAGATAATATCTACAATTTCGTCAACCGCTGCATCATGAGTAACGATTTCAACTTTGACTTTTGTAAGCAATGTTGGAACAATTTTTTGACCACGAACATATTCTGCAAAACCTCGTTGGTTACCATACCCTAAAACTTGGCTGACGGTCATCCCTTTTGTAAAACCAGCCTTTGATAAGGCATCTTTCAGATCTTCCAAACGATCTGGACGAATAATAGCCTCGATTTTTTTCATAATGTACACCCTTTCTAAACTTCTCTATTATAACTTAGTCTAACTCAGTTTTTTATTTTCGACAAGCCAAACGTTACTGCTTATGAATCCAATCCCATGAAAGTTGGGTAAGCTGTTTCTTCATGTTCACTGTCATCAAGACCAATAGCTTCGGCACGGTCTTCAACTCGAATACTTGTAAAGATTGAGATAATCTTAACAATGACGAATGTTGCAACTGCTGACCAAACGATTGTGAAAATAATAGCTGCGATTGTTACTAGGAAAAGGTGTGCATTTCCGTAAATCAAACCAATATTGTGTTTATCAAGAGCAAGTTCTGGTGTTGTGAAAAGTCCTGTTACCAATCCACCAAAGATACCACCGATACCGTGACAACCAAAAGCATCAAGTGCGTCGTCGTAACCAAATTTGCTCTTAAGAACTGAAATAGCAAAATAACAAATTGGGCTTACACAAAGACCAATTAAAAGTGAACTCCATGTTGCTACAAAACCTGCACCCGGTGTGATAGCGACAAGTCCTGCAACCAAACCAGTTGAAGCACCAACAAGTGAGAATTTACCAGTCAAAACTTTTTCAACAAACAACCAAGATAGCATTGCTGCCGCTGCTGAAATATGAGTTGTTACAAAAGCATGAACAGCAAGCCCATCAGCTGCTAAAGCAGAACCTGCGTTAAATCCAAACCAACCGAACCAGAGAAGTCCTGCACCAAGGAAAACAAATGGAACATTGTGAGGACGATATTCTAAACGGTCATAGTCGCGACGTTTACCAAGAAGAATGGCTAATACCAACCCAGAAACCCCTGAAGTAATGTGAACCACGTCACCACCGGCAAAGTCAATAGTACCCCATTGAGCCAAAAGTCCTTCATCCCAAACCATATGAGCAAATGGGAAGTAAATCAACAACAACCAGAAAACAACAAAGATAACTAATGGTGTGAATCGCATGCGCCCTGCTGCTGCCCCTGTCAAAATCGCAACTGTGATGATTGGGAACATCATTTGGAAAGCTGCGAACAAAGCATCTGGAATAGCTAAGCCACGTGTACTAGCTGATTCACTAACACCATTAAAAAATAGATGAGAGAAGTTACCAATAAGACTTCCGTTCCCGCCAAATGAGAGGGAGTAACCACAAACCATCCACATTACTGAAGCAACTGCAATAGGAATCGCACACATCATCATAGTGTTGATGACATTTTTACGTCTTCCTAAACCACCGTAGAAGAAGGCTAAGCCAGGTGTCATTAAGAAGACTAGACCAGCACAGATAATCATAAAAGCAATACTTCCTGCATCCATATCAAAAACTCCTTTTATTTTCTAAGGTTTTAGTTTTAAAACCAAATTTCAAATCTCTAACTGTATGTTAGTTTTTTTTGTTAGATAATATAACACTATTTTTTGGACAAGTAAAGGGGATTAGGACGAATTTTCTAAATTTTCTAACTTTATAACAAAGAATGTCAGAGCTAAATTTCAGTAAAGAATGCTTATTTATCCCTGTATCAAAAGGTTTTAGCATGATTTAAAAAATACACAAGATGTTAGTTTTTAGTTTATTTTCTTTATAATTTTCTATGTTATTTTTTCTAACATGTAATTGTAAAGAAAATAAAAAACATTAAAAATCTCGATTTTTAATGTTTTTTATGAAATACCGTGATAAGCGTTATAAACTTCTTTGCGATTTAAACTATAAGTTTTGGCAACTTTTTTAATGGCTTGGTTAGGTTTGTCTCCAGCTTCGACTAAACTAGCTACAAGTTTTGCCGGATTTAAGTCTTCAGCTGCTTTTTCAGCTTGTGCCTCTTCATCTTGACCAGATATGATTAACAAACATTCACCTTTTAGCGGATTTTCAGCAATGTAGTCTAAGATTTCTGAGATTTGTCCGCGTTGGTACTCTTCATAAAGCTTAGTCAATTCACGAACCAAAACAACTTTTCTGTCTCCG from Streptococcus lutetiensis harbors:
- a CDS encoding exodeoxyribonuclease III, whose protein sequence is MKLISWNIDSINAALTSDSARAVLSRAVIDTLVAEDADIIAIQETKLSAKGPTKKHLQILNDYFPNYEISWRSSVEPARKGYAGTMFLYKKGLTPEISFPEIGAPDTMDSEGRIITLEFDNFYVTQVYTPNAGEGLKRLAERQLWDEKYAQYLAELDQKKPVLATGDYNVAHQEIDLANPNSNRRSAGFTDEERAGFTNLLAKGFIDTFRHLHGNVPNVYSWWAQRSKTSKINNTGWRIDYWLTSNRIADKVTKSEMIDSGARQDHTPIILEIDL
- a CDS encoding ABC transporter permease; this translates as MQGLADNKSVEKGGIYVTNRFAELAGIKKGETLKVTPYQDSKSYSFEVKGIVTSETNQGAYIRSETFEAAGGKFNPQTLLVDKTVSKDDIKNDQNILSVINKSDQEKNAYDFVSSLMSVFLMIIGFALLLVIVVLYNLGSLNFVERMRDYATLQVLGFSKKNLQLITMIENLMSTSIGWILGIPMGIWFLRCYVANFSTIRIEYTAYITWQVLLIASALVSVTSAVTTLIISHKNKTINMVEALKGVE
- a CDS encoding sensor histidine kinase, with amino-acid sequence MVLYITLLPFFIDIFWRASILKEAATKLSLFSRIVMGYSLVTILIFILVQEFSLPLIFVKYLSDGIFYVSFSILLILAAFSLVKDYPSFLLQKVNLILLTLLSLIPLLFLPIMGAVNHLIVNRLTITRTHLSLPVVYILEAIVSTFLMISFTVMMKFMLIWLVVVYCFLFILCSLPIIKDFMDMAKQLNYRLDGQTIFSAVEMKREDIAITIHDTIIQEVIYHKKQIESAGDVDKSEVLNTLDDVVFELRELCSNIYPLMIKELGLKNAILELLNKFQIGNNSFQCF
- a CDS encoding arsenate reductase family protein, which gives rise to MFTFYEYPKCSTCRRAKAELKELGADFEAIDITLDTPKADQIKSWIENSSFTVKNFFNTSGQAYRALGLKDKVDALTVDEAADLLASDGMLIKRPVLVKDGKVLQLGHRKSYTELLKD
- a CDS encoding phosphoglycerate dehydrogenase gives rise to the protein MVYSVKTFNNINQVGLKELGNQFQVDGDLAENPDAFILRSQNLHGVEFPENLKAIARAGAGTNNIPIADATAAGIVVFNTPGANANAVKEAVLASILMSARDYIAANAWVNTLSGDDVPKQVEAGKKQFAGNEISGKTLGVIGLGAIGGRIANYAQRLGMNVLGYDPYVSIETAWNISHHVKRVDDVKEIFANCDYITVHVPLTDETHHTFDSEAFGLMQKGTVVINFARGELVDNVALFEAIEAGIVKRYITDFGTEELLNKDKITVFPHVGGSTAEAELNCAIMAGKTIRQFMETGEITNSVNFPNIHQALTAPYRITLINKNVPNIVAKISTAVSELGINIDNIINRSKGDYAYTLLDLDETDKAKVDHLVANFEASDNIIRVRLIAKK
- the serC gene encoding 3-phosphoserine/phosphohydroxythreonine transaminase; this translates as MTIYNFSAGPAVLPKPVLEQAQREMLDYQGSGMSVLEMSHRSKEFDNIIKEAEKLLRELMAIPDNYKVMFLQGGASTQFTMLPLNLAKGRKAYYLVGGSWGKKAYAEAVKLSKSVPFEPVLLASSEDTVYDHIPTFDSKDIDPEAAYVHITTNNTIEGTSIYDLPDTNGVPIVADMSSNILAVRYNVEDFALIYAGAQKNIGPAGVTVVIVREDFLNDEPTLSAMLDYRIQAEAGSLYNTPPAYSIYIAKLVFDWVKAFGGVDKMEAANREKSGLLYDFIDQSDFYTNPVKNPAERSVANIPFVTPSKELDAKFVVEATPLGFKNIKGHRSVGGMRASLYNAFPRQGVLDLIEFMKKFEAENK
- a CDS encoding copper homeostasis protein CutC, with product MIIKEFCAENTTLLSQLDSSVKRVELCDNLAVGGTTPSYGVIKEAARYLHEKEISLATMIRPRGGNFVYNDSELRIMEDDILRAAELESDNLVLGLLTEDNHIDIEGIEQLLPSTQGLPLVFHMAFDQIPLANQKEAIDQLVDLGFVRILTHGSSENNDIFENVDHLKELVDYANGRIEIMIGGGVTADNYQELIEKTGAQAAHGTKIC
- a CDS encoding P-II family nitrogen regulator → MKKIEAIIRPDRLEDLKDALSKAGFTKGMTVSQVLGYGNQRGFAEYVRGQKIVPTLLTKVKVEIVTHDAAVDEIVDIICKAVHTGEVGDGKIFILPIEEVIRIRTGERGGDAV
- a CDS encoding ammonium transporter, whose translation is MDAGSIAFMIICAGLVFLMTPGLAFFYGGLGRRKNVINTMMMCAIPIAVASVMWMVCGYSLSFGGNGSLIGNFSHLFFNGVSESASTRGLAIPDALFAAFQMMFPIITVAILTGAAAGRMRFTPLVIFVVFWLLLIYFPFAHMVWDEGLLAQWGTIDFAGGDVVHITSGVSGLVLAILLGKRRDYDRLEYRPHNVPFVFLGAGLLWFGWFGFNAGSALAADGLAVHAFVTTHISAAAAMLSWLFVEKVLTGKFSLVGASTGLVAGLVAITPGAGFVATWSSLLIGLCVSPICYFAISVLKSKFGYDDALDAFGCHGIGGIFGGLVTGLFTTPELALDKHNIGLIYGNAHLFLVTIAAIIFTIVWSAVATFVIVKIISIFTSIRVEDRAEAIGLDDSEHEETAYPTFMGLDS